Proteins found in one Magnolia sinica isolate HGM2019 chromosome 5, MsV1, whole genome shotgun sequence genomic segment:
- the LOC131245646 gene encoding pentatricopeptide repeat-containing protein At2g42920, chloroplastic: MHPCVCALPSSPSISKFISDHPSLSMLENRCNNMKDLKKLHAQLIKTGLSQDIIAISRVLAFCATSPFGDINYAMLLFSHIQNPNHFTYNTIIRGFSQSSNPYQSISLLYQMLHSPTQPQTLTYPSVFKAYAQLGLAHEGAQLHGRILKLGLQSDSFIHNSLIFMYAVCGHLASAHQLFDEDSSFDVVSWNSMILGLSRSGDCDSSRRLFDKMPMRSMASWNSMISGYVRNGKFKEALDLFHQMQEDGIEVSVFTTVSLLGACAHLGALEQGEWIHAYIEKNQIEVNVIVLTAIIDMYCKCGCINKALQVFEAAPRKGLSSWNSVISGLGMHGRGKEAMELFLRLKSSLQPDSVSFLAILTACNHSGMVDEARHYFSLMIETYKIEPMIKHYGCMIDILGRAGHLEEAEDLMKNMPIEPDIVIWGSLLSAYRSHGNVEMCEWVVEQMIELDPGDSCGYVLLSNAYADASRFSDAVDVRLMMKEKWVRKEPGCSLIEVEGVVHEFVAGGKLHPQAREIYRLLDELGLQLKEVGCVEDILLGNS; encoded by the coding sequence ATGCACCCATGTGTTTGTGCACTcccctcatcaccctccatttcCAAATTCATTTCTGACCATCCATCTCTATCCATGCTAGAAAATAGATGCAACAACATGAAGGACCTCAAAAAGCTCCATGCCCAACTCATCAAAACCGGCCTCTCCCAAGACATCATTGCCATTAGCAGAGTCCTGGCCTTTTGTGCAACTTCCCCCTTTGGAGACATCAACTATGCCATGCTTCTCTTCTCTCACATCCAAAACCCAAATCATTTCACCTACAATACCATCATCAGAGGCTTCTCACAAAGCTCCAATCCCTACCAATCCATCTCTCTTCTCTACCAAATGCTACACTCTCCTACCCAACCACAAACACTCACTTACCCTTCTGTTTTCAAAGCATATGCCCAATTGGGTCTGGCCCATGAAGGGGCCCAGCTCCATGGGAGGATTCTCAAACTTGGGCTCCAATCCGATTCCTTCATCCACAACTCCTTGATTTTCATGTATGCAGTTTGTGGTCACTTGGCCTCTGCGCATCAGTTGTTTGATGAGGATTCGAGCTTCGATGTTGTTTCTTGGAATTCTATGATCTTGGGCTTGTCTAGAAGTGGAGATTGCGACAGCTCGAGACGTTTGTTTGATAAGATGCCAATGAGAAGTATGGCATCCTGGAATTCTATGATCAGTGGGTATGTTAGGAATGGGAAGTTTAAGGAGGCGTTGGATCTCTTTCATCAAATGCAGGAAGATGGAATTGAGGTGAGCGTGTTTACGACGGTGAGCTTGTTAGGTGCTTGTGCTCACTTGGGAGCACTCGAACAGGGGGAATGGATTCATGCTTATATAGAGAAGAACCAAATTGAGGTAAATGTGATTGTGTTGACAGCGATTATCGACATGTATTGCAAGTGTGGTTGCATCAATAAGGCTCTCCAGGTGTTTGAGGCGGCCCCAAGAAAAGGATTATCATCCTGGAACTCTGTAATATCCGGCCTAGGGATGCATGGGCGTGGGAAGGAAGCGATGGAGCTTTTCTTGAGGCTTAAATCCTCCTTGCAGCCGGATTCTGTTAGTTTCTTAGCGATTCTAACAGCCTGTAACCATTCTGGAATGGTCGATGAAGCACGCCACTATTTTTCACTAATGATTGAAACATACAAAATTGAACCCATGATAAAGCATTATGGTTGCATGATCGATATCCTAGGTCGAGCAGGGCATCTTGAAGAGGCAGAAGATCTAATGAAAAACATGCCCATTGAACCAGATATTGTTATATGGGGGTCTTTGCTTTCGGCATACAGGAGTCATGGAAATGTTGAAATGTGTGAATGGGTTGTGGAGCAGATGATTGAGCTGGATCCCGGCGATAGCTGTGGCTATGTGCTTTTGTCGAATGCTTATGCGGATGCCAGTCGATTCAGCGATGCGGTGGATGTGCGGCTGATGATGAAGGAAAAATGGGTCCGGAAGGAACCCGGATGTAGTTTGATTGAAGTAGAAGGTGTGGTACATGAGTTTGTGGCTGGTGGGAAGTTGCATCCTCAAGCTAGAGAGATTTATAGATTATTGGATGAGTTGGGTTTGCAGTTGAAAGAGGTAGGTTGTGTAGAAGACATCTTGCTTGGGAATAGTTGA
- the LOC131245647 gene encoding probable methyltransferase At1g29790, with product MGLGLGLNLLLLLAMVATNILSLYHLSSSQNPTSSLSPPPPVPDYLIHQLSTIRATINHLTRLRSSSSSSSSSSSSSTTTPPPPPPSELLLYAHLSPIGSACRDNPSLLHRFMNYTPFSLCPSDQSLAESLVLRGCHPLPRRRCFDPTPRSPPSSLPTSPFPSSLPDSAVLWTPYSCKSFSCLVRNDNLGFNLKLESTKFSSYKTFLDLPISQLFQYAMNSSSVLRLAIDVGGGTGTFAARMKQHNVTVITTTMNLGAPYSETAALRGVVPLHIPLQQRFPVFDGVVDLVRCGHGINRWIPTVALEFLLYDVDRVLRGGGFLWLDHFFCKLPDLEKVYGPLIGRLGYKRLRWATGNKTDSKNGEVYLTALLQKPWK from the coding sequence atgggCCTGGGCTTGGGCCTAAACCTCCTCCTACTCCTAGCAATGGTAGCCACCAACATCCTCTCTCTCTACCATCTCTCCTCCTCCCAAAACCCTACCTCCTCCCTTTCTCCTCCTCCGCCCGTCCCCGACTACCTAATCCACCAGCTCTCCACCATCCGCGCCACCATCAACCACCTCACCCGCCTCCGCTCCTCCTcgtcctcttcctcctcctcctcctcctcctccaccACCACCCCTCCGCCTCCTCCCCCTTCCGAGCTCCTCCTCTACGCCCATCTCTCCCCCATCGGCTCCGCTTGCCGCGACAACCCTTCTCTCCTTCACCGCTTCATGAATTACACCCCTTTCTCTCTCTGCCCTTCCGACCAGTCTCTCGCAGAATCCCTCGTCCTCCGTGGTTGTCATCCCCTCCCTCGCCGCCGATGCTTCGATCCCACCCCTCGCTCACCTCCTTCTTCTCTACCCACTTCTCCTTTCCCTTCTTCCCTCCCCGATTCCGCTGTTCTCTGGACTCCCTACTCCTGCAAGAGCTTCTCCTGCCTTGTCCGCAACGACAACCTCGGCTTCAATCTCAAGCTCGAATCCACTAAATTCTCATCTTACAAAACATTTCTCGATTTGCCCATTTCCCAATTGTTCCAATATGCCATGAATTCGTCTTCCGTTCTTCGTCTCGCCATCGATGTGGGCGGCGGGACCGGGACATTCGCCGCCAGGATGAAGCAGCATAATGTGACCGTTATCACAACCACCATGAATCTTGGCGCGCCTTATAGTGAGACGGCCGCGCTGAGGGGCGTCGTCCCCCTCCACATCCCACTGCAGCAGCGATTCCCAGTGTTCGATGGGGTGGTCGATCTGGTGCGGTGCGGGCATGGCATCAATCGATGGATCCCGACAGTGGCGTTGGAGTTCTTGTTGTATGATGTCGATCGGGTGCTGCGTGGTGGGGGGTTCCTGTGGCTGGATCACTTCTTCTGCAAATTGCCTGATCTTGAAAAGGTTTATGGGCCGCTGATCGGGCGATTGGGGTACAAGAGATTGAGGTGGGCCACTGGGaacaagacagattccaagaaTGGGGAGGTCTATCTGACTGCACTGCTGCAGAAACCATGGAAGTGA
- the LOC131245648 gene encoding pterin-4-alpha-carbinolamine dehydratase 2, mitochondrial isoform X3, with product MNRVLQAFLLSHSKAPTSFFKTQFGEHGSSSCRANEKLQNHVKVPSNRKSLYQFSAFSTAKDLSTKKCVPCDSKDIRAMVEQSANELIPKVPGWNLVNEGGTLKLQRSWKAKSFMKGLELFQAVADVAEAEGGLTENDFILAAKINSLDLVHLLRRKAVA from the exons ATGAACCGGGTGCTGCAAGCCTTCCTCCTTTCTCACTCCAAG GCTCCAACGTCCTTCTTCAAAACCCAGTTTGGAGAGCATGGAAG TTCAAGTTGTCGAGCAAATGAGAAACTTCAGAACCATGTCAAAGTACCATCGAATAGGAAGTCTCTTTATCAATTTAGTGCTTTTTCCACAGCCAAAG ATTTGTCAACAAAGAAGTGTGTACCTTGTGACTCGAAGGATATTAGGGCGATGGTTGAACAATCAGCAAATGAGCTAATTCCCAAG GTACCAGGGTGGAATCTGGTAAATGAAGGTGGGACTTTGAAGCTGCAACGATCATGGAAAGCAAAAAGTTTCATGAAAGGATTGGAGTTATTTCAGGCTGTCGCAGATGTTGCAGAGGCTGAAG GAGGGCTGACTGAGAATGACTTCATACTCGCTGCGAAGATCAATTCCCTTGACCTGGTTCATCTACTGAGACGGAAAGCTGTAGCCTAG
- the LOC131245648 gene encoding pterin-4-alpha-carbinolamine dehydratase 2, mitochondrial isoform X4, producing the protein MEDLSTKKCVPCDSKDIRAMVEQSANELIPKVPGWNLVNEGGTLKLQRSWKAKSFMKGLELFQAVADVAEAEGHHPDLHLVGWNNVKIEIWTHSVGGLTENDFILAAKINSLDLVHLLRRKAVA; encoded by the exons ATGGAAG ATTTGTCAACAAAGAAGTGTGTACCTTGTGACTCGAAGGATATTAGGGCGATGGTTGAACAATCAGCAAATGAGCTAATTCCCAAG GTACCAGGGTGGAATCTGGTAAATGAAGGTGGGACTTTGAAGCTGCAACGATCATGGAAAGCAAAAAGTTTCATGAAAGGATTGGAGTTATTTCAGGCTGTCGCAGATGTTGCAGAGGCTGAAG GTCATCATCCCGACCTTCATCTTGTCGGTTGGAACAATGTGAAAATTGAAATATGGACACACTCAGTCG GAGGGCTGACTGAGAATGACTTCATACTCGCTGCGAAGATCAATTCCCTTGACCTGGTTCATCTACTGAGACGGAAAGCTGTAGCCTAG
- the LOC131245648 gene encoding pterin-4-alpha-carbinolamine dehydratase 2, mitochondrial isoform X2: protein MDDGETSSNSRIRMNGSSCRANEKLQNHVKVPSNRKSLYQFSAFSTAKDLSTKKCVPCDSKDIRAMVEQSANELIPKVPGWNLVNEGGTLKLQRSWKAKSFMKGLELFQAVADVAEAEGHHPDLHLVGWNNVKIEIWTHSVGGLTENDFILAAKINSLDLVHLLRRKAVA from the exons ATGGATGATGGAGAAACATCTTCAAACAGTAGGATAAGAATGAACGG TTCAAGTTGTCGAGCAAATGAGAAACTTCAGAACCATGTCAAAGTACCATCGAATAGGAAGTCTCTTTATCAATTTAGTGCTTTTTCCACAGCCAAAG ATTTGTCAACAAAGAAGTGTGTACCTTGTGACTCGAAGGATATTAGGGCGATGGTTGAACAATCAGCAAATGAGCTAATTCCCAAG GTACCAGGGTGGAATCTGGTAAATGAAGGTGGGACTTTGAAGCTGCAACGATCATGGAAAGCAAAAAGTTTCATGAAAGGATTGGAGTTATTTCAGGCTGTCGCAGATGTTGCAGAGGCTGAAG GTCATCATCCCGACCTTCATCTTGTCGGTTGGAACAATGTGAAAATTGAAATATGGACACACTCAGTCG GAGGGCTGACTGAGAATGACTTCATACTCGCTGCGAAGATCAATTCCCTTGACCTGGTTCATCTACTGAGACGGAAAGCTGTAGCCTAG
- the LOC131245648 gene encoding pterin-4-alpha-carbinolamine dehydratase 2, mitochondrial isoform X1: MNRVLQAFLLSHSKAPTSFFKTQFGEHGSSSCRANEKLQNHVKVPSNRKSLYQFSAFSTAKDLSTKKCVPCDSKDIRAMVEQSANELIPKVPGWNLVNEGGTLKLQRSWKAKSFMKGLELFQAVADVAEAEGHHPDLHLVGWNNVKIEIWTHSVGGLTENDFILAAKINSLDLVHLLRRKAVA, encoded by the exons ATGAACCGGGTGCTGCAAGCCTTCCTCCTTTCTCACTCCAAG GCTCCAACGTCCTTCTTCAAAACCCAGTTTGGAGAGCATGGAAG TTCAAGTTGTCGAGCAAATGAGAAACTTCAGAACCATGTCAAAGTACCATCGAATAGGAAGTCTCTTTATCAATTTAGTGCTTTTTCCACAGCCAAAG ATTTGTCAACAAAGAAGTGTGTACCTTGTGACTCGAAGGATATTAGGGCGATGGTTGAACAATCAGCAAATGAGCTAATTCCCAAG GTACCAGGGTGGAATCTGGTAAATGAAGGTGGGACTTTGAAGCTGCAACGATCATGGAAAGCAAAAAGTTTCATGAAAGGATTGGAGTTATTTCAGGCTGTCGCAGATGTTGCAGAGGCTGAAG GTCATCATCCCGACCTTCATCTTGTCGGTTGGAACAATGTGAAAATTGAAATATGGACACACTCAGTCG GAGGGCTGACTGAGAATGACTTCATACTCGCTGCGAAGATCAATTCCCTTGACCTGGTTCATCTACTGAGACGGAAAGCTGTAGCCTAG
- the LOC131245648 gene encoding pterin-4-alpha-carbinolamine dehydratase 2, mitochondrial isoform X5 encodes MLDLSTKKCVPCDSKDIRAMVEQSANELIPKVPGWNLVNEGGTLKLQRSWKAKSFMKGLELFQAVADVAEAEGHHPDLHLVGWNNVKIEIWTHSVGGLTENDFILAAKINSLDLVHLLRRKAVA; translated from the exons ATGTTAGATTTGTCAACAAAGAAGTGTGTACCTTGTGACTCGAAGGATATTAGGGCGATGGTTGAACAATCAGCAAATGAGCTAATTCCCAAG GTACCAGGGTGGAATCTGGTAAATGAAGGTGGGACTTTGAAGCTGCAACGATCATGGAAAGCAAAAAGTTTCATGAAAGGATTGGAGTTATTTCAGGCTGTCGCAGATGTTGCAGAGGCTGAAG GTCATCATCCCGACCTTCATCTTGTCGGTTGGAACAATGTGAAAATTGAAATATGGACACACTCAGTCG GAGGGCTGACTGAGAATGACTTCATACTCGCTGCGAAGATCAATTCCCTTGACCTGGTTCATCTACTGAGACGGAAAGCTGTAGCCTAG